The following are encoded together in the Pectobacterium wasabiae CFBP 3304 genome:
- a CDS encoding LysR family transcriptional regulator has protein sequence MKTPTLSDLKAFMAVAEQRSFRRAADLSGVTRSTLSHAIRGLEERLGVRLLHRTTRSVALTEAGEQLLQRMRPHLSGLEQALEEVADTQGQPIGSLRINGGEEAIRLLLHTVVPSYQALYPSVVLDLTVDGRLVDIIAEGFDAGIRLAEDVPRDMVAIRFGNDIRFLAVASPAYLMKHPAPSVPDDLMQHPCIRQRLPSGKRYRWEFSRHGQDVALDVPGTLTLNSSPLMVYAAIQGLGIAYVPEVHARAALDDGRLVTVLEQWSPPTPGLCLYFPANRHMPVSLRALVDTIKKTSSVVRNVVAETNKA, from the coding sequence ATGAAAACCCCAACTCTCTCTGATCTGAAAGCGTTTATGGCTGTGGCGGAGCAACGTAGCTTTCGACGTGCGGCAGACCTATCCGGTGTTACCCGATCCACGCTAAGCCATGCCATTCGTGGGCTGGAAGAGCGCCTTGGCGTTCGGCTGCTGCACCGCACCACGCGCAGCGTAGCACTGACGGAAGCAGGGGAGCAGTTATTACAACGGATGCGACCTCATCTCAGTGGTCTGGAACAGGCGCTGGAAGAAGTCGCTGATACACAAGGGCAACCGATCGGTAGCTTGCGTATTAACGGGGGGGAAGAGGCTATTCGTCTTTTGTTACATACGGTGGTGCCCAGCTATCAGGCGCTTTATCCCAGCGTGGTTCTTGATCTGACCGTCGATGGAAGGCTGGTAGATATTATCGCCGAGGGGTTTGATGCGGGTATTCGGCTAGCAGAAGATGTTCCTAGAGATATGGTTGCGATACGTTTTGGTAATGATATACGTTTTCTTGCGGTGGCATCCCCGGCATATCTAATGAAACATCCTGCACCGTCAGTGCCGGATGATTTGATGCAACACCCATGTATTCGCCAAAGATTACCCAGTGGAAAACGTTATCGCTGGGAGTTTTCCCGGCATGGGCAAGACGTTGCTCTTGATGTTCCCGGCACACTGACACTAAACAGCTCACCCTTGATGGTATATGCCGCTATACAAGGGCTAGGGATTGCCTATGTCCCAGAAGTTCACGCACGAGCGGCGCTGGATGATGGCAGACTGGTGACGGTGCTGGAGCAATGGAGTCCTCCGACCCCTGGTCTGTGCCTTTATTTTCCCGCTAATCGCCATATGCCCGTCAGCCTGCGGGCCTTGGTGGACACGATTAAGAAAACGTCATCTGTAGTCAGAAACGTAGTGGCTGAAACCAATAAGGCATAG
- the sapA gene encoding ABC transporter substrate-binding protein SapA translates to MFGKTCFALALTWLALPALAAPQPVLTPPAPLENIHQSGFVYCVNDVLNTFNPQMARSGVTIDTLAAQLYDRLLDVDPYTYRLMPELAQRWEVLDNGSTYRFYLRHDVPFQSTDWFSPTRNMNADDVIFSFQRMLDKKHPYHDVNGGEYPYFDSLQFADSVQSIRKLGEYSIEIRLNSPDASFLWHLATHYAPILSAEYAQRLAKEDKKERLDREPVGTGPYLLNEYRTGQYIRLTRNADYWRGLPRMPQVVIDLGSGGTGRLSKLLTGECDVLAYPAASQLTILRNDPRLRLSLRPGMNVAYLAFNVRKPPLDDRRVREAIALAINNDRLMQSIYYGTAETAASILPRASWAYDNESQITEYNPQKARQILQDLKLTSLNLRLWVPSTSQSYNPSPLKTAELIQADLAQVGITVTIVPVEGRFQEARLMELSHDLTLAGWATDSNDPDSFFRPLLSCAAIRSQSNYAHWCDPTFDEVLQNALSSQQLSKRIDYYQQAQRILAEQLPVLPLASSLRLLAYRYDMKGLVLSPFGNASFAGVYREGQQAQQKPPAPETVEEAQP, encoded by the coding sequence ATGTTCGGAAAAACCTGTTTCGCACTGGCACTCACCTGGCTGGCTTTACCTGCACTGGCCGCACCGCAACCCGTGCTAACGCCGCCTGCTCCGTTGGAAAATATTCACCAGAGCGGTTTTGTCTATTGCGTCAATGATGTCCTGAACACGTTTAACCCGCAGATGGCGCGCAGCGGCGTCACGATCGATACACTGGCGGCGCAACTTTACGATCGCCTGCTGGACGTTGATCCTTATACTTATCGGTTGATGCCAGAACTGGCGCAGCGCTGGGAAGTATTGGATAACGGTTCAACGTATCGCTTCTATCTGCGCCACGATGTGCCATTCCAGAGCACCGACTGGTTCAGCCCAACCCGCAATATGAATGCCGACGACGTGATATTCAGTTTCCAGCGGATGCTGGATAAAAAACACCCATACCATGATGTCAACGGCGGTGAATATCCCTATTTCGACAGCCTGCAATTCGCCGATTCGGTGCAAAGCATTCGTAAGTTGGGCGAGTACAGTATTGAAATCCGTCTAAACAGCCCAGATGCCTCTTTCCTGTGGCATCTGGCGACGCACTACGCGCCGATTCTGTCCGCTGAATACGCCCAACGTCTGGCGAAAGAGGATAAGAAAGAGCGACTGGATCGCGAACCGGTCGGCACCGGGCCTTATCTACTTAATGAATACCGCACCGGACAATATATCCGGCTGACGCGCAACGCCGACTATTGGCGCGGCTTGCCACGGATGCCGCAGGTGGTTATCGATCTTGGCTCTGGCGGTACGGGCCGTTTATCCAAGCTGTTGACGGGCGAATGTGATGTTCTCGCTTACCCTGCCGCTAGCCAGTTAACCATCTTGCGTAATGACCCGCGTCTGCGTCTCTCGCTACGTCCCGGCATGAACGTCGCCTATCTGGCCTTCAACGTGCGTAAACCCCCGTTGGACGATCGCCGCGTGCGGGAAGCCATCGCGCTGGCGATCAATAACGACAGGCTGATGCAGTCAATCTATTACGGCACAGCGGAAACCGCAGCCTCTATTCTGCCCCGCGCCTCGTGGGCCTATGACAATGAATCGCAGATTACGGAATATAACCCACAAAAAGCGCGACAAATCTTGCAGGACCTGAAGCTGACCAGCCTGAACCTGCGTCTGTGGGTGCCCAGCACCTCGCAGTCCTACAACCCCAGCCCGCTGAAAACGGCGGAGTTGATACAGGCCGATCTGGCACAGGTTGGCATCACTGTCACTATCGTTCCGGTGGAAGGTCGCTTTCAGGAAGCGCGGTTGATGGAACTCAGCCACGATTTAACGCTGGCGGGCTGGGCAACAGACAGTAATGACCCGGACAGTTTTTTCCGACCGTTGCTAAGCTGTGCGGCGATTCGTTCCCAGAGCAACTACGCGCACTGGTGCGATCCTACCTTTGATGAAGTGCTACAAAACGCGCTTTCATCACAGCAACTCTCGAAGCGGATTGACTATTATCAGCAGGCACAGCGTATTCTGGCAGAACAATTACCCGTTCTACCGCTAGCGTCGTCATTGCGACTGCTCGCCTACCGCTATGACATGAAAGGGCTGGTATTGAGCCCGTTCGGCAATGCGTCATTCGCGGGTGTGTATCGTGAAGGTCAACAGGCGCAGCAGAAGCCCCCTGCACCGGAAACCGTGGAGGAAGCACAGCCGTGA
- the sapB gene encoding putrescine export ABC transporter permease SapB — MIIFTLRRLVLLIVTLSLLTLVGFSLSYYTPNAPLNGAALFDAYHFYISSLLQGDFGRSSINGQAISELLKEVFPATIELCLLAFALSLLVGIPLGITAGVMQNRGADIVISTLALIGFSLPVFWLALLLTLFFSLHLGWLPVSGRFDLLYQVKTVTGFALIDAWLSDSPHRGEMIVSAVRHLILPITVLAVGPTTEVIRLMRVSTTEIISKNYIKAAATRGLSRFTIIRRHLIHNALPPIIPKLGLQFSTMLTLTMITEVVFNWPGVGRWLVNAIRQQDFAAISAGVMVVGAMVITVNILSDIWGAMANPLKHKEWYALR; from the coding sequence GTGATTATTTTTACCTTGCGACGTTTGGTGTTACTGATCGTCACCTTGTCACTGCTGACGCTGGTTGGCTTTAGCCTCAGTTACTACACGCCCAACGCCCCGCTCAATGGCGCAGCGCTGTTTGATGCCTATCATTTTTATATCAGCAGCCTGCTTCAAGGCGATTTCGGTCGTTCCAGCATTAACGGACAGGCCATCAGCGAACTGCTGAAAGAAGTGTTCCCAGCCACGATCGAACTTTGCCTGCTGGCGTTTGCGCTTTCGCTGCTGGTCGGCATTCCGCTGGGGATTACCGCAGGCGTGATGCAGAATCGCGGGGCAGATATCGTAATCAGCACGCTGGCGCTCATTGGTTTTTCCCTGCCAGTGTTCTGGCTGGCGCTGCTGTTGACGCTCTTCTTCTCGCTGCATCTCGGCTGGCTGCCGGTTTCGGGCCGTTTCGATCTGCTCTATCAGGTGAAAACCGTCACCGGATTTGCACTAATTGACGCCTGGCTGTCAGATTCGCCACATCGCGGTGAAATGATCGTCAGCGCCGTCCGCCACCTGATCCTACCGATTACCGTGCTGGCCGTCGGGCCGACCACCGAGGTTATCCGCCTGATGCGTGTTAGCACTACGGAAATTATCAGTAAAAACTACATTAAAGCGGCGGCAACCCGTGGGCTATCACGCTTTACCATCATTCGTCGCCACCTGATTCACAACGCGCTGCCGCCGATTATCCCCAAGTTAGGATTACAATTTTCCACCATGCTGACGCTGACGATGATTACCGAAGTGGTCTTTAACTGGCCGGGCGTCGGCCGCTGGCTGGTCAATGCGATTCGCCAGCAGGATTTCGCCGCAATTTCTGCGGGCGTGATGGTGGTCGGCGCAATGGTCATCACGGTCAACATCCTGTCCGATATCTGGGGCGCGATGGCAAACCCGCTGAAGCACAAGGAATGGTATGCCCTACGATAA
- the sapC gene encoding putrescine export ABC transporter permease SapC, with product MPYDNVYSEKRLPSRLGDTWRAFHQDMLAMVGLYGFLILIGLCLFGKFLAPYEVDQQFLGYQLLPPSWSHYGEVSFFLGTDDLGRDQLSRLLSGAAPTVGASLIVTYAAALCGIVLGVFAGVTRGLRSAMLNHILDTLLSIPSLLLAIVVIAFIGPKLEHAMLAVWLALLPRMVRTIYNAVHDEMDKEYVIAARLDGASTFYLVWYVVLPNIAALLVSEFTRALSIAILDIAALGFLDLGAQLPTTEWGALLGNSLELVYAAPWTVMLPGAAIALSVLIVNLLGDGLRRALVAETE from the coding sequence ATGCCCTACGATAACGTCTATAGCGAAAAGCGGCTGCCTAGCCGACTGGGCGATACCTGGCGGGCATTCCATCAGGATATGCTGGCGATGGTCGGGCTGTACGGCTTTTTAATCCTGATCGGCCTGTGCCTGTTCGGCAAATTTCTTGCGCCTTATGAGGTTGATCAGCAATTTTTGGGCTATCAACTGCTGCCCCCTTCCTGGTCGCACTACGGCGAAGTCTCGTTCTTTCTCGGCACCGACGATTTAGGGCGCGACCAGCTCAGTCGCTTGTTGAGCGGCGCCGCCCCCACCGTCGGTGCGTCGCTCATCGTCACCTACGCGGCGGCGCTGTGCGGCATCGTGCTGGGCGTCTTTGCTGGCGTCACGCGCGGGCTACGTTCGGCAATGCTCAACCATATTCTGGACACGTTGCTGTCGATTCCGTCGCTGTTGCTGGCGATTGTGGTGATTGCCTTTATCGGCCCGAAGCTCGAACACGCGATGCTCGCCGTCTGGCTGGCACTGTTGCCACGTATGGTGCGCACCATCTACAACGCCGTGCACGATGAAATGGATAAGGAGTACGTGATCGCCGCCCGTCTTGACGGAGCCTCAACCTTTTATCTGGTTTGGTACGTTGTCTTACCGAACATTGCTGCACTGCTGGTTTCAGAATTTACCCGCGCGCTGTCCATCGCCATTTTGGATATCGCCGCGCTGGGCTTTCTCGATTTGGGCGCACAGTTACCGACCACCGAATGGGGTGCCCTGCTCGGCAACTCGCTGGAGCTGGTTTATGCCGCGCCGTGGACCGTGATGCTGCCAGGTGCGGCTATCGCACTGAGCGTATTAATCGTCAACCTGCTGGGCGACGGCCTCCGCCGCGCGCTCGTCGCGGAAACGGAATAA
- the sapD gene encoding putrescine export ABC transporter ATP-binding protein SapD, with amino-acid sequence MPLLDIRNLTIEFLTADGAVKAVDRVSMTLSEGEIRGLVGESGSGKSLIAKAICGITKENWRVTADRFRFDDIDLLQLSARERRKLVGHNVSMIFQEPQSCLDPSESIGRQLVQAIPGWTYKGRWWQRLNWRKRRAIELLHRVGIKDHKDIMGSYPYELSDGECQKVMIAIALANQPRLLIADEPTNAMESTTQAQIFRLLSRLNQNNNTTILLISHDLQTMSKWADRINVLYCGQTVESATCEDLITAPHHPYTQALIRAMPDFGRSLPHKSRLNTLNGAIPSLEHLPIGCRLGPRCPYSQKQCMQTPPLLSVKNHLYACHFPLNMEEP; translated from the coding sequence ATGCCATTGCTTGATATCCGTAACCTGACGATTGAATTTCTGACCGCTGACGGTGCCGTAAAAGCTGTTGACCGCGTCAGTATGACGCTAAGCGAAGGGGAAATTCGCGGGCTAGTAGGCGAATCCGGTTCAGGCAAAAGCCTAATCGCCAAAGCCATCTGCGGGATCACCAAAGAGAACTGGCGCGTGACCGCCGACCGCTTCCGCTTCGATGATATCGACCTACTGCAACTGTCCGCGCGCGAGCGGCGTAAACTGGTCGGCCATAACGTCTCCATGATTTTCCAGGAACCGCAATCCTGTCTCGATCCGTCCGAGAGCATCGGTCGACAGTTGGTGCAGGCGATCCCCGGCTGGACCTATAAAGGCCGCTGGTGGCAGCGGCTTAACTGGCGCAAACGTCGCGCTATCGAACTGCTGCACCGCGTCGGGATTAAAGATCACAAAGATATTATGGGCAGCTATCCCTATGAACTGAGTGACGGTGAATGTCAGAAAGTGATGATTGCCATCGCACTGGCGAACCAGCCGCGTCTGCTGATTGCCGATGAACCGACCAACGCGATGGAATCCACCACGCAAGCGCAGATTTTCCGCCTGCTGTCGCGCCTGAACCAAAACAATAACACCACGATCCTGCTCATCAGCCATGACCTGCAAACCATGAGCAAATGGGCGGACCGGATCAACGTGCTTTATTGCGGGCAAACAGTGGAGAGCGCCACCTGTGAAGATTTGATCACCGCGCCGCATCATCCTTATACTCAAGCGCTGATCCGCGCGATGCCCGATTTTGGCCGTTCACTGCCGCACAAAAGCCGGTTAAACACCCTGAACGGTGCGATTCCCTCATTGGAACACTTACCGATTGGCTGTCGGCTCGGCCCGCGCTGCCCTTATTCACAAAAACAGTGCATGCAAACGCCGCCGCTGCTCTCTGTTAAGAACCACTTATATGCCTGCCACTTCCCGCTCAACATGGAGGAACCGTGA
- the sapF gene encoding putrescine export ABC transporter ATP-binding protein SapF translates to MVEMLLEARNLTKTFRYRTGLFRRQHVEAVKSVSFTLRERQTLAIIGENGSGKSTLAKMLSGMIAPTSGELVIDDHPLHYGDYGYRSQRIRMIFQDASNALNPRQRIGQLLDVPLRLNTDLSAEARERAINQALQQVGLRPDHAYYYPHALAPGQKQRVGLARALILQPKVIVADEALASLDMSMRSQIINLMLELQEKHGISYIYVTQHLGMMKHISDQILVMQAGEVVERGSTADVLSAPLHDLTKRLIASHFGEALSADAWRRDGAQR, encoded by the coding sequence ATGGTTGAGATGCTGCTTGAAGCCCGCAACCTGACCAAGACGTTCCGCTACCGGACCGGGCTGTTTCGTCGTCAGCATGTTGAAGCGGTGAAATCCGTCAGCTTTACGCTACGTGAACGCCAGACGCTTGCCATCATCGGTGAGAACGGTTCGGGGAAATCGACGCTGGCCAAAATGCTGTCAGGCATGATCGCCCCGACGTCCGGTGAACTGGTTATCGACGATCATCCGCTACATTACGGCGATTATGGCTACCGCAGCCAGCGTATCCGTATGATCTTTCAGGATGCGAGCAACGCGCTCAACCCGCGTCAGCGTATCGGGCAACTGTTGGATGTCCCATTGCGGCTGAATACCGATCTCAGCGCCGAAGCGCGCGAACGAGCGATTAATCAGGCGCTACAGCAGGTTGGGTTACGGCCCGATCACGCTTATTACTATCCGCATGCGCTCGCGCCGGGGCAAAAACAGCGCGTCGGTCTGGCACGTGCGCTCATTCTGCAACCGAAAGTGATTGTCGCCGATGAAGCGCTGGCGTCGCTGGATATGTCTATGCGGTCACAGATTATCAATCTGATGCTGGAATTACAGGAAAAGCACGGTATCTCTTATATTTACGTGACGCAGCATCTGGGCATGATGAAGCACATCAGCGACCAGATTCTGGTGATGCAGGCAGGCGAAGTGGTCGAACGCGGCAGTACCGCCGACGTGTTGTCCGCCCCGCTCCATGACCTGACGAAACGTTTGATTGCCAGCCACTTCGGCGAAGCGCTCAGCGCTGATGCCTGGCGACGCGACGGCGCACAACGTTAA
- the fabI gene encoding enoyl-ACP reductase FabI, whose protein sequence is MGFLTGKRILVTGVASNRSIAYGIAQAMQREGAELAFTYQNEKLKARVEGFASELGSSIVLPCDVAEDASIEALFTELANVWPNFDGFVHSIAYAPGDQLDGDYVDAVTREGFSIAHDISSYSFVAMAKACRKMLNPNSALVTLSYLGAERAIPNYNVMGLAKASLEANVRYMANAMGAQGVRVNAISAGPIRTLAASGIKDFKKMLSHCEAVTPIRRVVTIEDVGNSAAFLCSNLAAGISGEVLHVDGGFSIAAMNELELK, encoded by the coding sequence ATGGGTTTTCTTACCGGTAAGCGCATTCTGGTAACAGGTGTTGCCAGCAACCGTTCTATTGCCTACGGTATTGCACAAGCAATGCAGCGTGAAGGTGCCGAACTGGCCTTCACGTATCAGAACGAAAAATTGAAAGCACGCGTTGAAGGCTTTGCCAGCGAACTGGGTTCCAGCATCGTTCTGCCGTGTGATGTCGCTGAAGATGCGAGCATCGAAGCACTGTTTACCGAACTGGCTAACGTATGGCCGAACTTTGATGGCTTCGTGCATTCTATTGCTTACGCACCGGGCGACCAACTGGACGGTGACTATGTTGATGCCGTTACCCGTGAAGGCTTCAGCATTGCTCACGACATCAGCTCTTACAGCTTCGTCGCGATGGCGAAAGCCTGCCGTAAAATGCTGAACCCGAACTCTGCGTTGGTTACCCTGTCCTACCTGGGTGCTGAGCGTGCCATCCCTAACTATAACGTGATGGGTCTGGCAAAAGCCTCTCTGGAAGCGAACGTGCGTTACATGGCAAATGCTATGGGTGCTCAGGGCGTGCGCGTCAACGCCATCTCTGCGGGCCCGATTCGTACACTGGCTGCATCCGGTATCAAAGACTTCAAGAAAATGCTGTCGCATTGCGAAGCCGTTACGCCAATCCGCCGTGTCGTGACCATTGAAGACGTGGGCAACTCTGCCGCGTTCCTGTGTTCAAACCTGGCTGCTGGTATCTCCGGTGAAGTTCTGCACGTTGACGGCGGCTTCAGCATCGCTGCGATGAACGAACTGGAACTGAAATAA
- a CDS encoding NAD(P)H-dependent oxidoreductase, whose protein sequence is MALIILAHPDIDNSIANRTIVTELQQGLIDLEIRNIFQLNPDYKINVKEEQAALLRHELIILQYPMYWYNMPAILKTWFDLVFTYQFAYGSKGDKLKDKTLLPSLTVGQPEYNFARRNSDPLMENLLMPIKMSAEYAQMHYIDPVVLYDTSTVSGHTESDIRYKAEIHSQRLRGIINSSREYWDKRK, encoded by the coding sequence ATGGCATTAATCATATTGGCACACCCAGATATCGATAACTCTATAGCAAATAGAACCATTGTAACTGAATTACAGCAGGGTCTTATTGACTTGGAAATACGTAATATTTTTCAGTTAAATCCTGACTACAAAATTAACGTAAAAGAAGAACAGGCTGCCTTATTGCGCCATGAACTGATTATTCTGCAATACCCCATGTATTGGTACAATATGCCTGCTATTTTGAAAACTTGGTTTGATCTGGTTTTTACCTATCAATTCGCCTATGGTTCAAAAGGCGATAAACTTAAAGATAAAACGCTATTACCCAGTCTTACCGTTGGTCAGCCTGAATATAATTTCGCACGAAGAAATAGCGATCCGTTAATGGAAAATTTATTGATGCCTATAAAGATGTCGGCGGAATATGCTCAAATGCACTATATCGACCCTGTTGTTTTGTACGATACTTCGACAGTATCTGGGCATACTGAATCAGATATTAGATATAAAGCAGAAATTCACAGCCAAAGACTGAGAGGAATAATAAATAGCAGTAGGGAATATTGGGATAAAAGAAAGTAG
- a CDS encoding winged helix-turn-helix transcriptional regulator, producing MKKKITKNAACKVFLDDKIYPCPVSMVMDLIGGKWKGVILYYLKNSNKRFSELRKDIPHITEMTLSLQLKKLEKDGLITREVFGDKPPLKVVYSLSEFGQSFKPVLEAISLWADTEIVEI from the coding sequence ATGAAGAAGAAAATCACTAAAAATGCAGCTTGTAAGGTATTTTTGGATGACAAAATCTATCCTTGCCCAGTTAGCATGGTGATGGATTTAATCGGTGGAAAATGGAAAGGCGTTATTCTCTACTATTTGAAAAACAGTAATAAAAGATTCAGTGAATTGCGCAAGGATATTCCTCACATCACTGAAATGACGTTAAGTTTACAGCTTAAGAAACTCGAAAAAGATGGACTGATCACACGAGAAGTTTTTGGTGATAAACCGCCGCTCAAAGTTGTTTATTCCCTTTCCGAGTTCGGGCAATCATTTAAACCCGTACTTGAGGCGATTTCTCTATGGGCAGATACTGAAATAGTCGAAATTTAA
- a CDS encoding DUF6331 family protein translates to MALIKENFISIGDNDRIVLPDLTGRYQQAVDVDYLLEGLLPLWAVIETECVAGCCGFDAFDFYADTIYAAGKKLKPAEFGHLLHYAIEQITLLDTTVVSSCELNNLADKQAFIALLQHIRTSLPQGNE, encoded by the coding sequence ATGGCGTTAATTAAGGAAAATTTTATCTCGATAGGGGATAACGACCGTATTGTCCTGCCTGATTTAACGGGGCGCTATCAGCAGGCTGTTGATGTTGATTACCTGCTCGAAGGATTGTTGCCCTTATGGGCGGTGATTGAAACCGAGTGTGTGGCCGGCTGTTGCGGTTTTGATGCCTTTGATTTTTATGCTGACACAATTTATGCCGCAGGCAAAAAATTGAAACCAGCGGAATTCGGCCACTTGCTGCACTATGCTATTGAGCAGATCACATTACTGGACACCACGGTGGTATCCAGTTGCGAACTGAATAATCTGGCCGATAAACAGGCCTTTATTGCTCTGTTGCAGCATATTCGTACCAGTTTACCGCAAGGAAATGAGTAA
- a CDS encoding FAD:protein FMN transferase, with protein MPPVDNAYVYSVHLMGSPILLKLFTHDETAVRQVFQRIKQLEDLLTVNRAQSEVMSINHAAGKAFVSVSPLVFALIKRAKAVSLIENSCFNVAIGPVVKLWKIGFSGNAVPDQESIQQALALTRPERIILREQDCGVLLKNAGMEIDLGAIAKGYIADIVRDVLNQHAIQDALINLGGNVLAIGSALTDEHGLWSVGLQKPFADRDSLLGVIKVKNQSVVTSGVYERFFTVGDRIYHHILDPLTGYPLDNELHSVTIISNDSLDGDIYTTLLYGMGVSAGIEFLQYQPDIEAIFVTKNKEIIFSSQRNYKFELLDKDYSVTVL; from the coding sequence ATGCCCCCTGTCGATAACGCTTACGTCTATTCTGTACATCTGATGGGCAGTCCCATTCTGCTTAAACTGTTTACCCATGATGAAACCGCCGTCAGACAGGTTTTCCAGCGCATCAAACAGCTCGAAGATTTGCTCACCGTTAATCGGGCTCAGTCGGAAGTGATGAGCATCAACCACGCAGCGGGAAAAGCATTCGTTTCGGTCAGTCCGCTGGTCTTTGCGCTGATTAAGCGCGCTAAAGCGGTAAGCCTGATTGAAAATAGTTGTTTTAACGTGGCGATCGGCCCCGTCGTCAAACTATGGAAAATCGGCTTTAGCGGCAACGCGGTGCCGGACCAGGAATCGATACAGCAGGCGCTGGCATTAACACGCCCTGAACGCATTATTCTCAGAGAGCAAGACTGCGGCGTGTTATTAAAAAATGCAGGAATGGAAATCGATCTGGGTGCCATTGCGAAGGGCTACATTGCCGATATCGTCAGGGACGTGCTGAATCAACACGCTATTCAGGATGCACTGATCAATCTGGGCGGTAACGTGCTGGCTATCGGCAGCGCGTTGACGGATGAACATGGGCTATGGAGTGTGGGATTGCAGAAACCGTTTGCGGACCGCGATAGCTTGCTCGGTGTGATTAAGGTGAAGAATCAATCCGTGGTGACGTCCGGCGTTTATGAGCGTTTTTTTACCGTGGGTGATCGTATCTATCATCATATTCTCGATCCCCTGACGGGTTACCCGCTAGATAATGAGCTGCACAGTGTGACGATTATCTCGAACGATTCCCTCGACGGTGATATCTACACCACTTTACTCTACGGCATGGGTGTGAGCGCAGGTATCGAATTTTTACAATATCAGCCGGATATTGAAGCGATCTTTGTGACGAAGAATAAAGAGATAATCTTTTCTTCGCAGCGGAATTATAAGTTTGAATTGCTGGATAAGGATTATTCGGTGACGGTGTTGTGA